A window of the Drosophila simulans strain w501 chromosome 2L, Prin_Dsim_3.1, whole genome shotgun sequence genome harbors these coding sequences:
- the LOC27206416 gene encoding uncharacterized protein LOC27206416 — MRWKLQFVLFAIIHIVRSQNGEDPESDTEVETDSEVESSQFFSHLYKSNLQQLVKIKNDSMDPCDDFYAHACGNFDQAMEENPDDFLPPYLYNKQDRMNFFTAVVGNFETVPGRLISQLYAECRKRGERKVFFTPTRLTSHWERMLEEIPFLARHKEVLSSWPFSKHQWERRRLNGQLNWIVLSAQLAAHGLPTLLHIYFALDTIYVSPMEELPCPSIADFQSSLSDVLGVRHHHVAHIISREMRVLCRGMRGELQSVRSLSRNARNTTSRPSEEQLLLDENTMDYFQQYFAALNFSEERLVGARKFPLDVKKITQAWEVLRNTEPRIVYNYVMWQAREQLRYPDCYRVSEEFERLLHAEYWQWHVLRPHLSKEVALASYQLHTTRFQKLRRSKLSRRDWYGHLWPASVEKKELQVARILQNHAENYLNITELNENYEELKFENNSFYGNLLILRRAQLRHSFVSPYVDEEDVNQPAYFLRQFLHFVLLSLHRPTYHYYATQGLDLWRDSRLLLDTDGHYTALDCLERQSFKHYDAILAPIYRPLGSHEIAEIFQFYRSFQYSLTDYHFWLQGERFAFAETFVMEYFGLDPHRVLFYAVAQQLCYRQTEIFAAQLNRGYMNLPEFQEAFKCADEKAMNPPSRCMINMCERPLT, encoded by the coding sequence ATGCGGTGGAAGCTTCAGTTTGTTTTATTCGCTATAATACACATAGTGAGGTCCCAGAATGGAGAAGATCCGGAATCAGATACGGAAGTGGAAACGGATTCCGAGGTAGAATCGAGCcagttttttagccatttgtACAAAAGCAACTTGCAACAGTTGGTGAAAATTAAGAATGACTCAATGGATCCGTGCGATGACTTCTATGCACATGCTTGTGGAAACTTCGATCAAGCGATGGAAGAAAATCCCGATGATTTTCTTCCACCTTATCTGTATAACAAACAGGACAGAATGAACTTCTTTACAGCTGTGGTTGGAAATTTTGAAACTGTACCAGGACGATTGATATCTCAACTATATGCGGAATGCCGAAAGAGGGGAGAACGAAAGGTTTTCTTCACCCCCACTCGATTGACTTCTCACTGGGAACGTATGCTCGAGGAGATTCCATTCCTGGCCAGGCATAAAGAGGTGCTCTCTTCCTGGCCTTTCTCTAAACATCAATGGGAGCGAAGGCGCCTTAATGGGCAGCTGAATTGGATAGTTCTGTCAGCTCAACTGGCAGCCCATGGCCTACCCACTTTACTTCATATCTACTTTGCCTTGGATACGATTTATGTGAGTCCCATGGAAGAGCTGCCCTGTCCCAGTATCGCGGACTTCCAATCTAGCCTATCTGATGTCTTGGGAGTTCGGCATCATCATGTAGCCCACATTATATCACGTGAGATGAGGGTTCTGTGTCGAGGAATGAGAGGAGAACTTCAATCTGTAAGAAGTTTAAGCAGGAATGCCAGAAACACCACCTCCAGACCAAGTGAAGAACAGCTCCTCTTGGATGAAAACACCATGGATTATTTTCAGCAGTATTTTGCCGCACTTAACTTTTCCGAGGAACGGCTGGTGGGAGCACGTAAGTTTCCTCTGGATGTCAAGAAGATCACGCAAGCCTGGGAAGTTCTCCGAAATACGGAACCTCGCATAGTGTACAACTATGTGATGTGGCAGGCCAGGGAGCAGCTTCGATATCCGGACTGCTATAGGGTATCTGAGGAGTTCGAGAGACTACTGCACGCTGAATACTGGCAATGGCATGTTTTGAGACCCCATCTGAGCAAGGAAGTTGCTCTGGCATCCTATCAACTTCATACCACTCGCTTCCAGAAACTAAGGAGATCCAAGTTGTCCAGACGAGATTGGTATGGGCACCTGTGGCCAGCTTCTGTGGAGAAGAAGGAGCTTCAGGTGGCACGCATTCTCCAAAATCATGCGGAAAACTATCTGAATATAACTGAACTAAATGAAAACTACGAAGAattgaaattcgaaaataattcCTTTTATGGAAATCTTCTGATCCTTAGACGGGCTCAACTGCGTCATAGTTTTGTATCGCCCTATGTGGACGAGGAGGATGTAAATCAGCCAGCCTATTTCTTGAGGCAGTTCCTCCACTTTGTGCTGCTTTCCTTGCACCGCCCTACTTATCACTATTATGCCACACAAGGCTTGGACCTTTGGAGGGATTCACGACTTCTCTTAGATACCGATGGCCACTATACCGCCTTGGATTGCCTAGAAAGGCAATCATTCAAACACTACGATGCTATATTGGCTCCAATTTACAGACCACTTGGTTCGCACGAGATCGCCGAGATCTTCCAGTTTTATCGCTCTTTTCAGTATTCCCTCACGGACTATCACTTTTGGCTTCAGGGTGAAAGGTTCGCCTTTGCCGAGACCTTTGTGATGGAATACTTCGGATTGGATCCACACAGGGTACTCTTCTATGCGGTGGCCCAGCAGTTATGTTACCGCCAAACTGAGATATTTGCTGCCCAATTGAATAGGGGCTACATGAATCTTCCCGAGTTCCAGGAGGCCTTCAAGTGCGCAGACGAAAAGGCCATGAATCCCCCATCCAGATGCATGATCAACATGTGTGAAAGGCCACTTACTTga
- the LOC6732567 gene encoding phospholipase A1 member A: MHWRFVIVLLLLASFNRETIGKRFLHLKPIPIQHEDESTTEGSTNPTPTTTAPPSNRDITIGPCKWAIGRSCPDPDVKYYIYTRHNPMDRQCLHIDESLEKSNLTDSYFNPRYPTKIIIHGYNSDMFLHPLQQMREEYLAKADYNIIYVDWSILSPGPCYISAVHNTKHAGTCTAQLVERLVETGNTDIHVIGFSLGAQVPNYIARNLSSFMLPRITGLDPAMPLFITSGKADKLDPSDASYVDVIHTNALVQGKMERCGHADFYMNGGIMQPGCNGQKINSFACSHQRAPAYFLESIRSPKGFWGWACSGYISYLLGMCPPTNFLLEAGENIRPSTRGMFMIDTNDSSPFALGKWTDLPTLGAKQPQWRAPTQILKAPPNQGVDPLLHHIDQFGKLAANFNNLQMWPTEQDPYEHWTSFSPEQKENDSDGDSVEEQDPVEFIEQDDRQMISTEARPTQSWWDYRRNLTYGFMEDNIFAVPTVD; the protein is encoded by the exons ATGCACTGGAGATTTGTCATTGTTTTGCTGCTTCTAG CCAGCTTCAACCGGGAGACTATTGGAAAGAGATTTCTGCATCTAAAACCTATTCCCATTCAACATGAGGATGAGAGCACCACTGAGGGATCTACTAATCCCACACCCACCACCACAGCACCGCCCTCGAATAGGGATATCACCATCGGTCCGTGCAAATGGGCTATAGGTCGAAGTTGTCCGGATCCGGATGTCAAGTATTACATCTATACGCGCCATAATCCGATGGACAGACAGTGCCTACACATCGACGAGTCTCTGGAGAAGTCCAATCTGACTGACTCCTACTTCAACCCACGTTATCCCACTAAGATTATCATCCACGGCTATAACTCGGATATGTTTCTACATCCCCTGCAACAGATGAGAGAGG AATACCTGGCCAAAGCGGATTATAATATCATATATGTGGACTGGAGTATCCTGTCGCCAGGACCCTGCTACATAAGTGCCGTTCATAACACCAAACACGCTGGAACCTGCACTGCCCAGTTGGTAGAGCGCCTGGTGGAGACAGGCAATACGGATATCCACGTAATAGGCTTCTCATTGGGAGCACAAGTGCCCAACTATATAGCCAGGAATTTGAGTTCTTTCATGCTGCCAAGGATTACGGGACTAGATCCAGCGATGCCTCTTTTTATCACCTCGGGCAAGGCGGATAAGCTGGATCCCAGTGATGCCAGCTATGTGGATGTGATACACACGAATGCATTGGTTCAGGGAAAAATGGAGAGATGTGGTCATGCGGATTTTTACATGAACGGTGGAATCATGCAGCCAGGATGCAATGGACAGAAAATTA ATTCCTTTGCGTGCAGTCACCAACGTGCTCCAGCGTACTTTCTAGAATCCATCCGCTCACCCAAGGGTTTTTGGGGATGGGCCTGCAGTGGCTACATATCCTACCTCCTGGGAATGTGTCCCCCAACGAATTTTTTGCTTGAAGCTGGGGAGAATATACGGCCCTCTACGAGAGGAATGTTTATGATAGACACCAATGACAGTTCACCATTTGCCCTGGGCAAGTGGACGGATCTACCGACTTTGGGAGCAAAGCAGCCACAGTGGCGAGCTCCGACCCAGATACTGAAAGCGCCTCCAAATCAAGGTGTGGATCCCCTACTGCATCACATCGATCAGTTTGGTAAACTGGCAGCCAACTTTAACAACCTTCAGATGTGGCCCACTGAGCAGGATCCCTACGAGCATTGGACGAGCTTCAGTCCTGAACAGAAAGAGAACGATAGCGATGGTGATTCTGTCGAAGAGCAGGACCCAGTAGAGTTTATTGAGCAAGATGACAGACAGATGATAAGTACAGAGGCGCGTCCAACTCAAAGCTGGTGGGATTACAGAAGGAATCTTACATATGGATTCATGGAGGATAACATATTTGCAGTGCCCACAGTGGATTAG